A genomic region of Chitinimonas arctica contains the following coding sequences:
- the rsgA gene encoding ribosome small subunit-dependent GTPase A: MIDFDFAALRGIGLTQQIVQQFFNHDHTLAHDARLMRVTEVQRDCLQVHDGERDHQARSLPGLTASLQQEGTGLAVGDWVMVQQRAHEELWLSERLPPLTHLARRANDGRRQPLASNIDTALLVMGLDHDYNPRRMERYLALVQASGVLAVVVLTKADIGQDVEERMAELHARLPRNVPVHAVNALSADTRDELAPWLGEGQTLVMLGSSGAGKSTLTNTLTGSDAQLTGGVRSGDGRGRHTTTARSLHRCEGGACIIDTPGLRTWRPDADEQSLAATFEDIESLAGQCQFRDCRHEEEPGCAVRSIISADRLLNYRKLLREVRRSQQTPLDRQANLAKWKKISKAGKERQRDKRGLL, translated from the coding sequence ATGATCGATTTCGATTTCGCGGCACTGCGCGGCATTGGGCTGACGCAGCAGATTGTTCAGCAATTTTTTAACCACGACCACACGCTTGCCCACGATGCCCGCCTGATGCGGGTGACCGAGGTACAACGCGATTGCCTGCAGGTTCATGACGGCGAACGTGACCATCAGGCGCGCAGCCTGCCCGGCTTGACCGCCTCATTGCAACAGGAGGGGACAGGCCTGGCCGTGGGCGACTGGGTGATGGTGCAGCAGCGCGCCCATGAGGAACTATGGCTTAGCGAACGGCTGCCGCCCCTCACCCATCTGGCGCGCCGCGCCAATGACGGGCGCCGCCAACCCCTGGCCAGCAATATCGACACGGCCTTGCTGGTGATGGGTTTGGACCATGATTACAACCCGCGCCGGATGGAGCGCTATCTGGCTCTGGTGCAGGCGAGCGGGGTCCTGGCGGTGGTGGTGTTGACCAAGGCCGACATCGGCCAGGACGTGGAAGAGCGCATGGCGGAATTGCATGCGCGCTTGCCGCGCAATGTGCCGGTACATGCCGTCAATGCGCTATCGGCCGATACGCGGGACGAACTGGCGCCGTGGCTGGGCGAAGGCCAGACCTTGGTGATGCTGGGCTCGTCCGGCGCCGGCAAATCCACCTTGACCAATACCCTTACCGGCAGCGATGCCCAGCTGACCGGTGGTGTACGCTCGGGCGATGGCCGTGGCCGCCATACCACCACGGCGCGTTCCCTGCACCGTTGCGAGGGCGGAGCCTGCATCATCGATACACCGGGCCTGCGCACCTGGCGGCCGGATGCCGACGAGCAAAGCCTGGCGGCGACCTTCGAGGATATCGAGTCGCTGGCCGGACAATGCCAGTTCCGCGACTGCCGGCACGAGGAGGAGCCGGGCTGTGCGGTACGTAGCATCATCTCCGCCGACCGGCTGCTCAACTACCGCAAATTGCTGCGCGAGGTCCGTCGCAGCCAGCAGACGCCGTTGGACCGTCAGGCCAACCTGGCCAAATGGAAGAAGATCAGCAAGGCCGGGAAGGAGCGGCAGCGTGATAAGCGGGGCTTGCTTTAA